One Anthonomus grandis grandis chromosome 12, icAntGran1.3, whole genome shotgun sequence DNA window includes the following coding sequences:
- the LOC126742840 gene encoding uncharacterized protein LOC126742840, translated as MERPNLLHWRYKYLHKIRKYRQEKRNIVNLINLDETWIDNDLTFKKCWQSNTVSGVISNVGSIGRVIIVHAGSVNGFVDNACLIFKAGLATGEYHVQMNKENFTRWLTEKLLPNIPPNSVIIYDNAPYHSVQEDKTPTKSSLKKDIVAWLTKKGINHDATVRKCDLFDLVLLHKPPDHEKNFVVDRIFKSHGHIPVRTPPYLCELTPLELTWAKLKYIIRSRNTTGNFNLTALKEVTNEAMSLIYPHDWQKFCQHVKDIEDKFWENDQKMVNLDNGKRKRKIVPMRNPNTTIKYSWRSLKSGTPMVIL; from the exons atggagCGACCCAACTTACTACACTGGAGATATAAATATCTTCATAAAATACGGAAATATCGTCAAGAAAAACGGAATATtgttaatttgattaatttggATGAGACCTGGATAGACAACGacctaacttttaagaaatGCTGGCAGAGCAACACTGTTTCTGGTGTAATTAGCAATGTAGGCTCGATAG gTCGAGTGATAATCGTCCATGCTGGTTCAGTAAATGGATTTGTTGACAACGcgtgtttaatatttaaagcggGGTTAGCTACTGGTGAATACCATGTCCAGATGAACAAGGAAAATTTTACTCGGTGGCTTACAGAAAAACTGCTTCCTAATATACCGCCCAATTCAGTAATCATTTATGACAATGCTCCGTATCACTCCGTCCAAGAGGATAAGACTCCAACCAAGTCATCTTTGAAAAAAGACATAGTAGCTTGGTTAACGAAAAAAG gaatTAATCATGACGCGACCGTAAGAAAATGTGATTTGTTTGATCTAGTTCTACTCCACAAGCCTCCTGatcatgaaaaaaattttgtagtggatcgtatttttaaatcacatggcCATATACCAGTCCGAACGCCCCCGTATCTATGTGAATTGACCCCATTAGAGCTGACTTGggcaaaactaaaatatattataagaagCCGCAATACAACTGGGAACTTCAACCTAACGGCACTAAAAGAAGTGACCAATGAAGCTATGTCTTTAATATACCCTCATGATTGGCAGAAATTTTGCCAACATGTTAAGGATATTGAAGACAAATTTTGGGAGAATGATCAG AAAATGGTTAACTTAGATAACGGGAAACGAAAACGGAAAATAGTTCCAATGAGAAACCCTAATACGACTATTAAGTATTCTTGGAGATCTTTAAAATCCGGCACGCCAATGGtcattttatga
- the LOC126742841 gene encoding uncharacterized protein LOC126742841: MNSSNSRYADPSVKRHPVYLTFQRQSKKASETPSIQINPCTWSHISNSKKPLSDPQFDKPAPVELLLGAEIYAQVLKSGQIYGDPGQPVALDTEFGWVLLGRIHQNSTFSMSSPKLGSYFTAFDNSLDVTLRKFWELESVPQRKFLSPDEKRAEEIYQNTVSRDCTGRFTVALPFKQNSPIFGDTFSLAHCCFMSLEARLLKNPELYKLYSDFMREYISNKHMSLVLSTEPRPESICYLPHHGVIKPDSSTTKVRVVFNASAKDSKNHSFNSTLLPGPKLHADIVTILLRFRFHAIAMISDIQKMFLQINLVHEHRDYQRLLWRFSPEEPLQEYRLNTVTFGVTSSPYLAIRTLRELAVQEKNKFPRAAQVILEDSFMDDICSGSCDLESALALQKELILLLKSGGFELRKWASNDPALLSTLSPEDCQIPISFDKETPASIKILGLQWFPLSDTFSYCCNPDENCKFTKRKILSMIAKIWDP; encoded by the exons ATGAATTCTTCGAACAGTCGATACGCCGACCCCAGTGTAAAGAGACACCCTGTCTATCTTACGTTTCAGAGGCAATCTAAGAAGGCCTCTGAAAC GCCCTCTATACAAATTAATCCCTGTACTTGGAGCcatatttcaaattcaaaaaagcCCCTTAGCGATCCACAATTTGATAAACCTGCTCCCGTAGAATTGCTTCTTGGCGCAGAAATCTATGCACAGGTTTTGAAATCGGGTCAAATTTACGGAGATCCAGGTCAACCAGTTGCATTAGATACAGAATTTGGCTGGGTCTTATTAGGAAGAATTCATcaaaattcgactttttcaatGTCATCTCCGAAACTCGGAAGCTACTTTACTGCCTTTGATAACTCATTAGATGTAACCTTGCGGAAATTCTGGGAACTAGAGTCGGTACCTCAAAGGAAATTCTTGTCTCCTGATGAGAAGCGGGCTGAAGAAATTTATCAAAACACAGTATCTCGTGATTGCACAGGGCGCTTTACGGTTGCTCtaccgtttaaacaaaattcgCCTATATTTGGTGACACCTTTTCATTGGCTCATTGTTGTTTTATGTCTTTAGAAGCTAGACTTCTTAAAAATCCTGaactttataaactttattCCGATTTCATGCGCGAATATATTTCCAATAAACATATGAGCCTTGTATTAAGCACTGAACCCAGGCCAGAGAGTATTTGCTATCTTCCCCATCACGGAGTCATTAAACCAGACAGCAGCACTACCAAGGTGAGAGTTGTGTTCAATGCTTCTGCAAAGGATTCAAAAAACCACAGTTTCAACTCAACTCTTCTACCTGGTCCAAAACTTCATGCTGACATAGTCACTATTCTACTGCGATTTCGTTTCCACGCCATCGCAATGATTAGTGATATACAAAAGatgtttttacaaataaatctaGTTCATGAGCATAGAGATTACCAACGTTTATTATGGCGTTTTAGCCCAGAGGAGCCTCTTCAGGAATATCGCTTGAATACAGTCACTTTTGGGGTAACTTCCAGTCCATACTTGGCTATCAGAACATTAAGGGAATTAGCTGTACAAGAGAAAAATAAGTTTCCCAGAGCTGCACAGGTTATTTTGGAAGATTCCTTTATGGATGATATCTGCTCGGGAAGTTGCGATTTAGAGTCAGCACTAGCTCTTCAAAAGGAACTGATCTTACTGCTAAAATCAGGCGGGTTTGAACTTCGGAAGTGGGCAAGCAATGACCCCGCACTTCTTTCCACGTTATCTCCAGAGGACTGTCAGATTCCTATATCCTTCGATAAAGAAACTCCCGctagtattaaaattttgggCTTGCAGTGGTTTCCTTTATCAGATACTTTTTCATATTGTTGCAACCCtgatgaaaattgtaaatttaccAAACGAAAAATACTTTCAATGATTGCGAAAATATGGGACccataa